The DNA region AAGGCTCCCATTCTGGGTCTAGCAGCATCTACAAAGAAAAGTACTGTACATAGAGTAGATCAATTGTTGCTTGTTACAGCTTTACTTGCTCAAATAGATTTTCTCATCTCCAAGGCAAGGCTCACTGAAGTAATGCTGTAAATAGGTCTCAAAGTGGTCATCTTGCTATACTCTGCACATAGGTACAGTGCAGCATCTCTCACTAGCCCATCTTGAAGCCAAACAAGTTGCTAGAATGTGTATCTCAGTGACTCAAGTAAATCACAGCACAGATTGCAGCAAAAACTTCATGCATGTAGCACAACCCTTTCTGACAAATTGGTCAGTTATACTTGAAATATGTGCACACTAGTAGGGGAACTCCAGCTACGGCTCTGTGTTATGGACATGTTAAGAAACGAGGTGGCTGAGAATCCACCCAAAAGGAGCAGGCTACTCACGGTCAGCATAGGCAGGGTTGTTGTAGTAAATACTCCCTGAGGCTTTGTTGTAGCCACACAACACAATGAAATGGCCCTGGTAGTCAGGATTCCTGCAGAAGCACTTCTGTCCAATGGGGAGGAAGCAGCAATATTTGACAGGACTTGAGCAAAGATCACACAACAGCAGGACTGCATTCACTAGGACGATGGCTACATGACCTTGGGACAGGTGTTTTTGGATGTCTTGAACAGTTACTGTgctgtagggggaaaaaaatcatgtttatttACAAGTTTAGGAAAGAGACTGGCATTCAGTGAAGCTAAACCCTCCAGGCTTTGCTACAAAGCCTGACAAAACCTGTGCTATTCATGGTCTTTTGATCTCATTGCTGCTCCTGAAGTGCAGAGCAATAGCACTGGATTCTGCAATAATGTAGATGTAATCTCAAAATGGATTGGGTGCCTGGGAGAAGAGTATTAAAGAAGTTGGCAACTTACTCAGTAATTTAAGAGACTTTTGTTGTGGGAAAATCACAAGTGAAATGTTCTATCCTGCTCTTAGAAAAGCTTAACTCCGAAGCACCAAGTCTTCACTGACTGAGCAGCTGAAGATCATGTAATCACTAACCAACTTAATGCATGCCCACATTTGCCTCTTTCACGCAGGCATATGCATCTCCCAGTTGCAAGTTTGGACTACCTGATTCTTTTGAGGCTGTACTTCTATAGTACCTCTTACAGAAAGCAAgtattaaccaaacatagcctATAATCTCATCTGTTAAAAGCTGTCCTTCACTGAGGCAGATGGTATATACCATATGCATTAGAACTCATCCCTTGGATGTGTTTCAGATGTAGTGCTATGTGTCATAGCTGACTGAACttgttctttttaaatctttccCAGCGTTGCTTTTACTCTTCGGTGCCCCAAGCTGAGTACTGCACAGGTACACATGCATTCTGTCCCTGCCTTGATCAAGGACACAATCTTAAGATTTCTACAGCAAGATGGACTGACTGTCCCTTCTCTCTTGACACACAGCTCTAATTAAACAGGTAGTGCCATACAGACTGGATATGTTAAAAAGAACACTTAACAATTCTGTTAAATGAAAGTTGCATTGCAGCATTCAAATAATGTTGTGGCTGCCCAGTACCCTCTCTTCTTTCCTCATTCCTAACTACTTACCGCACTTCAACAGAGATCTAAACCAGCTTCTCTATAAAAGGGGGTGCAACTCAAGCTGAACATGCATTAGTTATTTCCCATGAATAACAAACATCACTGTCAGTTATAGGTTGTTTAAACAATTCcacagtttttcctcttttcctgggTTTACAATTCTTTCATGAGGTTCTTTATTTTATCCTCCTATCAGCAAAGGCTCACATGCCAGCTTTATCTTTGTGCTTCTGTCTAGGAACAGAGACCTATAATATTTGCATAGCTCTAGGAACAATGGGCTGTGTGTCCACATAGCATTCTCCTTAATTCAAATGACAATGGTTCTTAACAATGGCCAATTAAAGCTCTGTAGGCATTCCCTACTTGGATAATCTTAATGGAAAATCAAATTCAAAATATAATAGCTAACTTCTGTCAACATTTGCTAATCACTCTGTCATGACTATTGTTCCTCAAATTTCATTATTAACTCTTTGTGTCCACTCTTCTGAGATATAAAGTAAAAAGACTAATTCACCAAAAAGGCTGTGGGTCTGATTTCAGCCTGGCTTTCATAAGTTTAGCTCAGTGACTCCAAAAAAAGCATGAAGCCCCCAATCTCCAAAGAGCAAAGCGAAAACAATAAGCTTACCACTTCTCCACCAGCACCTTGCAGGCTTTGGCTTGTGCAAAGAGCTGATTCACTCGATTTTCTTCTGTGTCAAAGTGCTTCCTATAAAATGACTGGAGATAACAGAATTTATGAACTGGAATGATGATCACCTTAGGTAATCCACCATTTACAATGTCTGCTAGCAAGGGCCTGTGTAAGCTGGAGATCTGGCTATGGGATAAGAACTCTCTCCCTTAGTTCACTGGTAATAAGAATTCCTGCTTTAAATTATCAGTTTAATTTCATTCCTGGTCAGTTACTGTTGCAATTTCCAAGCAGTGGCTATTCATCTGCCAACATGAAAGAAGTCTGTCTGGTTTCTACTGGGCAGGACGCTGCATCAGAAAAGCtgttgcttgtgtgtgtgttcattgGTCCTCTTGGTAGCAACCTTGAAGAAGCTCTCCACGGCCGTGGAAGCTGAACTGGCCTCTAGAGGTGGTTCCTCCAGGCCAGGGCTGAGGCATGGTGGCAGGGAAAGTGTGGAAGCACAACCACTGCCCGAGCTGTGCCTGTTCTGGAGACAGCTAGAGGGCTTCAGTCTCCAAGGGTGTTGAATAGTCTGGAACCTTTTGAGAACACTAcgcaaaaacttttaaaaaaaaaaaatcatataatgGGATCAAAGATACAAAATACATGGGATTCTATCTAGCCGTGCCTTTGGAACTGATTTATACCAATTTGGGCAACAGACAAACCTTGTTTACAGGAGCTATAGTTAACCATCAGTAACGCAGCAGAGCCTTTCTAGCATGACGCGCAGCACTCCCTTTAAAAACTGCCTGCTGTTTCCCAGTAGATAAGAATACTAACCTGATTTTTGTAGCCCTTGTCCACTCCAAGTGTCTGGGTGCAAAATTTATGCTTAACACCGAAATGCCGCATTAGGTAGGCCAGGTCAATAGTCCAGATACTCTTTGTTAACTGGAGCTCTTGGATGGCTTTCTGAAATTCATCATTGTCCAAGTGATTCAGGTACCTATGGGGTTAGTaaaggcaggggaagggaagcaCAGATCTTAGGAGAACCAAAGTGTGTGCTGTAGCCCGAGCTTCCACAtcacaggaaggaaaaactgaaacaatGGGCTTGGCTAAGAAATAACCAAAAAACATCCCACAAATGAGCCACAAATttaagggaagggaaagggaatagGGAATATTTAACTGGATTtattgctgacttttttttagaaaagtaCCAGTATCTCAACTGCTTTATAGCACTAGACGTATACGGGATGCTGTACAATAGGCAAGCTATACTCAGCAAGTACAGAACTGTCCTGAAGGGCTTGCAATCTATACATACAATCTTAAtagagcaaacacagagaggAGTGTTAAAGACTAATAAAAACTTGCTTCACACAATAGATGGTTTTCAAAAGGAGGAACTGCAAAGGAAGTTGGTAAATACTCAAAGGAAGTTCATCTTAGGTACTGATGACAGAAAAGGCAATAAAGGGGAGATGGTCTTGAGAAAGTTTAGGATGTTGcaaagggatggagaggggCAGTAACGAAGAGTTCTGGAAGTCAAAACAAATGGaatcaaatgcaaaaaaaaaaaaatactggaattGAGGAAGCAGGGTAAACAAGGTCAGATCAACAGGGTGAGAAGATTAATCTTAGATGCTGAGTTTTAGGCTGACAGGTGTGGCAAAGGGAATGAAGAGGCAGAGGTTACAGTAGTCAAGATGGGAAATTACCAGCACACGGACTAACGTCTTGGTAGAAGGGatggagagaaatgaaaatcttCTGCTTCATATCTACTAAGTGGACATCTAAATAGGTATTTCTCCTGCACCTAAGCTCATGTTCCTCTGTGGAAGGAAAGAGGAGTTCAGCAGAACAGCTACtggtttgaaaaagaaaaaaaaaaaaaagagggcaaTACAGTGCATTGTTTTGAAGTTGAAACTACTCCTGGAACAAAACTGTTCATCCCCCAGATTTGGGGCTCAGCAAGACCGAGGCAGTATATACTCACAAACCGGGATAAACCTACCTATTGCTTGAAAGTACAGAAAGGAATTACATGATCTGCTGTGGTAAATACCAAACCTGAATTATAACAACAGGAAAGAAGGATAACTTTTTATCAGCTTAAGCATGCCAACCTGCAAAGTTCTTAGACTCAGTGCTGAATGGATTATTTTCAGTCAATCAAAACAATTACTGAAAAGGTCGTAAGTCTGTCGTAGTTTCTATTTTCCCTTGCTTCTCCTGGAGGGCGGTGCTAAGCCCTGGCAGCAGTATTTCTCCAAGGGCACCCAAGAATATGTGCTCCTGTAAGACTCAGTCAAACTCACAGCTGCTTCTGCATGTCCCTTCTCCCTGGATATTCTTTCCTGGATCCCCCTCTCCCACGGATGGGATTTCCCACCCCTTCCAACAAAACCAGTGACTTACTGGAGCACCATCCTGGAGCAGGCCAGCCCACAGTCCCAGTGGTACAGCTGCTGGATGATGGGCACTTTCAGCTGGACACATTCAACTGCGGTGAAAACACCCCGTTGTGagcaaaacataaaatacaTCAATCCATACAGAAATGCTTCTGTACCTCAGCATTCTGTAGTGAGAGTAACTTGGAAATGGGTGGcggtggtttttggttttgttttactttatctGATTGGcaggttctttttcttttagtaatTTGCCATTTCTATATAATTAGGCTATTTCTGTATAATTAAGCATTTGGTATAAGCTCATACTCCTTTACTGTTACACACCCAGATCACCCTGCTGTATGGTCCACCCTTCTTGTGGaagttttactttatttttggtggaccaaaaataaagtgaaactTTAGCCTCAGCCCCTAACTGGGGAGCAGTAACCCCTCCTAAATAATACTAGGTAAGCCATAGATACACATCCTTCCTCATGCGTCTGAATGTATTTCTACGCCTCAAAAATCTTAAACcaaaagggaagaaatcagACACACCCAAGATTTCTAGGCTCTGATTTCTTATGAGCTTTTCTAGAGATGTATTTTTCCTCAAGGACTGTAATTGTCAGGAGTAATTTTAGGTTAACGAAACTCAAATGATACCAGCTGGCCTCCTCTATTACCTCCCTCGATAACAGCAAAGAAGAGGGACAGGGAACAACGCTGTCAGAAAGTCCTGGGACACCCCCAGTACTGACAGCCCTTGTGTTTCCTTCAGAGGTGGCTCTGTGGTGGTTTCAGTTTCAGAAACACCCTTACGACCTGGAGGGCTCTCAGCGTTATTGCTACTTCAGAGTTAAGCAAAGTGAGTTAATCATAAAAGCTTTCTTCACATAACCCAACCTTTGATCTGGAAAAGCTCCTCGCAACCCTCTGTTACTACAGGGTCAGGGCAGCTGCGTTTCAGGACGGGGACAGGACGCGTTCGGTGCGGGCTGGCAGCTGTAACGCAGCTTTATTGACAAACGCTGCGGGTGACACCGGCTGTGGGCTCACCCCGCTCCCTGGCGCAGTCCCGGCCGGCTGCAGGGACCCGCCGCTCCCCGCGGCTGTGGCGCTGCTGGAGCCGGCAcagccccggggctccccgagccccctcccccacgggGCTTCCCCCTGAGGGCAGAAACAACCCCCGGGGACCGGGACCCGCGCCcatcctctcctttccctcagCGCCCCGCTGTTAGCGCTGCCCCGGGCCCGTGACGAGCCCCAAGAGCGATTCCGTGccggggaggcggcggcagcccccagctcccccctcagcgccccccgagccccctcagCCGCCTCCCGGGGCCGGCACTGACCTggctgaggcggcggcggctcccccccggccccctgcgGGCTCCTCATGGCGGCGCCGGGCCCTGCCGGCCGCTCACCGCCCGGCCatgccccgccgcccgcccggctCCTCCCGCCCGCCGCGCctcaggggaggggaggggggggggcggagggcacgGAACCGTCCTGCCGGGGCGCGGCGGGCCCCGGGCGGCTTTGGCGGCGGGGCAGGGCCTGAGCCGGGAGCTTTCCGCTTCCGGGCTGCGCTGCACGGCGGGAAGGCGGCGGAGCCATTACGGTGCGCGCGGGACGGGGACGGCGCTGAGGGGTCTTGGGGCCTTGGGGACGAGGTTTTGGGGCCTTGGGGCTgaggggggcggccggggctggAGCCGTTCCCCGACTGGGTGCCCGCTGCTCACGGGTGGGTTCCCTGCGCCACAAGTGTGGGGAGGGCGGGGGGGTGGTGCTGGCTTTCAGCCCCTTCCTCCCACGGGCATCTCTCTGGGGCAGGGTTATCGATACACGCGTGTGGGGCAAGAGAGAAAATCGCCTCCCGTAGGGAAAGCCTGTTGCACAAAGCACTTTGTGCGTTATTTCcgttattttgattttttttttttccctcccttgtCGCAGGTGTAGAGCCCCAGCAGCGCCAGCATGTCGATCGGAGTGCCCATCAAGGTGCTGCACGAGGCTGAAGGCCACATCGTGACCTGCGAGACCAACACGGGGGAAGTGTACCGAGGGAAGCTGATTGAAGCCGAGGACAACATGAATTGTCAGGTACGTGCTGCAGGACAGAAGGCAGGCGGGCTGAGCTGGGCTTGGAAGCGATTATCTGTAGCAGATTGACAGCTTGATTTAGAGACCCTTGGTTTTACTCTTAGGATAAGTAAAACTTTGCTACTGATGCCCCTAACGTAGAGATTTGAGATTACTGAACGTGCCAACATGCAGGTTATTCTTTCTGGGTTTAAGAGTGCTATTGGGAATTTCTGTCAATGGTATCAGAGTTACTAAAGTCTTGTTCTGTGAACAATTTTTCTGCAGAAGTTCTTTATTTAGTGTGTCATTGAAGCTGTTTTTAATGCACGTGCCTTAAGGCATCCCAGCAGGCTTAATTTCAATTGGCTTTTTGCAAATCACAGTTAAAATCAAAATGCTTCTGTAATAGTTACAGCTAGCAaaggtttattaaaaataatttaatataagaaaataagttttattaGCTTTGTTTTGTACTTAAACTGGAGAAGGTAAAAATTCTGGTTCCGCTTGAATAGCGGCATGTGTAAGAGTATATTTAACTGGTGCTGGGTGCCTTGTGGTGCCACTCCAGTTGAGAAGGCAGCGTGCTTGGAAAGTCTTTGACTTTGGTACTTGAATCCTGGCTGTATATTCTGCAGGCAAGAATAGTGGGAGCCCAAAACTGTGCTAAAGGCCTCTGTGAACACTGATCTGTATTTTCCAGATGTCCAACATAACAGTGACGTACAGAGATGGGCGAGTGGCACAGCTTGAGCAGGTGTACATCAGAGGCAGCAAGATACGGTTTCTAATTTTACCGGATATGTTGAAGAATGCTCCTATGCTGAAGAGCATGAAGAATAAAAACCAGGGTTCTGGAGCTGGGCGAGGAAAAGCAGCTATTCTCAAAGCTCAGGGTGCGTACAATCTGTTAATGATTTCGTGTCTGTCCTCCCCATCCTCTCTCCGTTTTGCTGTAGAGGAACTGGGCAACTTTCATCTCTATCACTGAAGAAGCATAAGCTGTTGGAAGCTGAATGATTATTTCTGgcatagtttttgttttatcttacGGTGAGAGTTAAGACTCAAACTGTCCCATGCACAATATTGATGTTGCAATAGTCCAGGTATGTTAAGTAGTCTTTTAGAGACTTGATGTAAAATTTCAGCTTTGGTTTTCCAGTGAAGGCAGCCGCCAGCTGTTTGGACTACTCGAGAAAGGATTCAGGTGTTCTTGTTAAactttttaggggaaaaaataatcaagtagAAAGATGATACTTGAATTTTTGGGAAACAGTAATTATTAGCATTTCATCCTCATTAGTACCTTTCTCATGTGCACAGTCTAGTTACAACAAGACTTGCTAATAGTCATGAGCTCTAAAGTCCTTGGTTAACTCTAGCGAATGCAGGAAGGACGTGTGTGGGAGAAACGTCTGCTGAAACATAGCGAGTTCTGTTGCAAATCCTAGGAAGTGTGTGGTCTTAAATCTCATTGGCTACAAACTTTGTGCGTCAGATTAGAAGGACACAAAGTGTGTTAATCTTTTATTGCTATTCATACACATTGCATCTGTTATAAATAGCAAGACTGTAACTATTGGTTATGCTTCCTTAGGCAAGAAACTTTTGCTTACTATGTCACAGTCTGAATTTAACCTGAATAGGATGGTTTAGTTTCCATGCTTCTAAGCAAGAGACTTcgagagttagttatttttggttttgtcagtttttgtgtcatttttttttttttaactgtgcaGTTATATCAAATTCATGTAATccctggtgttttctttcttcagtggCTGCAAGAGGAAGAGGTCGTGGTATGGGCCGTGGCAACATCTTCCAGAAACGAAGATAATTTTGGCCTTGTCCAATGTGCTTTTTTTATTAGGGGGTATTAACTGTACTACATGTGTGTTGCTATcggttttgtttaataaatatttctgagaagaaCTTGTCTGCTCTTATATGGCAGGACTCCTCTTCGGCACACTAGAGTTCTGGTTTGTTTCTGTAGGTGGCAAATACATTTTAGGTTGATTTTGACCTTAAAATTGCATTGTTTGGGAAACAGCAGACTTGGTATCTAGATTTGACTTCTTTGTACTTTTGTGTAATGCGTTGAGTTTTAAAGATCatcttgcttcttttttcttgtttaatccTGTTGTTATTCACTCTAAAGAATTAGAAGCTATTCTCAATgaagaatttttaaatgttttgaagcTGTGTTAGTGTCTGCGTTTATGGAACGTACAGCCAAATGGAGGCAGCTTCCTGAGAAGCAAAGCAGTGTTCTTTTACTTCACATGGATCTACAAGAGATACAGGTCTGTCTTCAGAGCTGTATGTTGAGCTTATAttcttgtattttgtatttttctcttggGACATGGGAAAACTTTTCACTATAAACACCCAAACTTAATATTTGGTAGACAGGTTTTTCTAGCCTGAGTCTCGAGCCTACTTGCCTGAGGTGAAAGATTTGATTCTAACCCTGCTATAATAGTTCACTTGTTCTTCCTCTTGCCTGGGAAGATAAAAtggaatattaaaaaacaaacaaacaaaaaaacacacctcatTGTCAAGGATTAATTTGAAGTGTTTTGTGCATCTGGAAGGTGTATGGGGAAAGTCATAAGGGTGGTTATCTGTTAAAAAGGCTCTTTAAAAAGGCTAATCTTTTGAGCAAAACTTAGGcctaaattttgcttttgtttttaaaaatctacaCTTGGTCACATTGATCACCAGCTCAATTGTAGGAAGCCAAATTTAGTTGTAGCTTTATTCTGCTAAAAGTATGGCGTGGCTGTTCTTACCAACATTAGGAGCTGAGATATTTAAGTTAAACGCGCCTGTACCTAACTGCATACTTGCATACAATCAATTATCAGTCCATACATGTATAAGAAGCTATCTAGTCTTGCTTCTCTCCTCTAATGTGTAAAGACTCTCCCTTGTGTGCAGACATGAAAGTTGAACTAATGTATTCGGTTGTTGAATTGTCTGTAAATAAAGCAGTGTTTGACTGCAGATCGCTAGAAAAACCCtgcttatgttttgttttgttttctggttagTAACGATCCTAAATATTTACATTAGAAACATCTGTGAAGAGTCTGTAATGTATTTGAGATTAATTTATAAAAACTTTGCCTTCTTATGCCTAGATTGAGGAACCTGACTGAAAGACAAGACAGTTTTCACAAAAATGCTTCCAAACGTGGCATGTGAGCCATGCTCATATAGCAGTAATGTTTTCCCAAAGACAGTatttcaaagaatcacagaatttccaTCTTAAAGTGAGTACCTAAAGGAATTTTGTAGCGATGTTGAACACTTCC from Anas platyrhynchos isolate ZD024472 breed Pekin duck chromosome 16, IASCAAS_PekinDuck_T2T, whole genome shotgun sequence includes:
- the GUCD1 gene encoding protein GUCD1, whose protein sequence is MRSPQGAGGEPPPPQPVECVQLKVPIIQQLYHWDCGLACSRMVLQYLNHLDNDEFQKAIQELQLTKSIWTIDLAYLMRHFGVKHKFCTQTLGVDKGYKNQSFYRKHFDTEENRVNQLFAQAKACKVLVEKCTVTVQDIQKHLSQGHVAIVLVNAVLLLCDLCSSPVKYCCFLPIGQKCFCRNPDYQGHFIVLCGYNKASGSIYYNNPAYADRTCCTSISNFEEARTSYGTDEDILFIYTDS
- the SNRPD3 gene encoding small nuclear ribonucleoprotein Sm D3, with the translated sequence MSIGVPIKVLHEAEGHIVTCETNTGEVYRGKLIEAEDNMNCQMSNITVTYRDGRVAQLEQVYIRGSKIRFLILPDMLKNAPMLKSMKNKNQGSGAGRGKAAILKAQVAARGRGRGMGRGNIFQKRR